The Panthera uncia isolate 11264 chromosome B3 unlocalized genomic scaffold, Puncia_PCG_1.0 HiC_scaffold_1, whole genome shotgun sequence genome segment CCTAACGCTGTCCCACATTTCTAGTCCCAGGCATTTAGACGCCCAGCTCCCTCTTACCCACCACTATGAGAGAAACGTCTAAAACCAGAAAACCGGTTTCTGGCTACaactccttctccctctccacctcccaccaACCCCATGGTTTTCCCTTAAGTGCCAGTGACCACAATAGCCAGTGAAAAAATCAGCTGCTAGCTAACTGCTCCATACTGTCCTCCAAGCCCTGAATACCTCCTGCAGCTCCTGGTAGTGCAGACTCTGGGTCCGGCAGCATCCTGGCTTCCTCTGGCTCAGCAGGAATAGAGAGTGTGCTGAGAGGAGCACTCCCCCTAAGGTGAAGGTCTCAGCGCTGAGCTCCACCACCAGCAAGCCAGCCAGCTGCAGGTAGACAGGGCTGAGAATGCTACAGGGGACCCAGCACCTGTTTGCTcttgcccctttccctctccatctCCTCTTGCCTCCTCATCCTCCCACCTTCTTTATTCACCCATACCTGGGAGGGGGCAGTTGGGGCAGGCCCCAAGGCTGTCTTCATCACCTCGACCACCACCACGATGAAGCCCAAGATCAGATTGAAGATGTTGAGTATCATCATGGCCTGCACCTGCCAGTGAGCCAGCTCAGCTCTGCCCAGCCTAAGGGACTCATTGCAATCCCAAGCCCCACCTACAGCCTAGCCCCAAAACAAAACTTAGCTCCTATTCTTCCACCTCCAAACAGGGCCATCAGCCCTCtaactttcttgctttctctccttttaggCCAGTCAGGGGCAGAGAGCTGACAGGATTAGTTAACATCTAGCCACTTCCTGGGCTGAgtcctgcgtgtgtgtgtgtgtgtgtgtgtgtgtgtgtgtgtgtgtttggtgggggGCAGTGTTGGAGAACAGTGCTGtattctcttcccctctcaccTTCCAGAGGCGGGGTGATCTGCGCAGCTCAAGGGTAACCATCCCAGTGAGGAGACCCTGAATGTTGAGAAAGGCAAATGTTGAGCTCTGCCCTGTGAGGGAGGGGCTTCCAGGAtcttccttccacccttccttGTGGTGGGTCTTACCAAAGCTCCAGGCACAAGTGGCAGCGCCGTGGCCATGTGACAAGCAGAATTCAGGCAGGCAACAGAGACAGCAAAGGGCATCACAGCCACAGCCAGCCATAGCTGGCTCACCTGGAGGCCGGACACAGGGGAGTTGAAGGGGATCCAGAGATCAGCAATTGGGAGGAATGCATGTTGGCAGAAAGTAGTCAACCAAGGACAAGTAAAGGAATGggatattatttaatattttctgccTCCTGTCCAATTTTAGTTACTTACCTATGTGTTTTCCCCACATGATGGAAGCTAGTTAGAGATTAAGGGTCCTGCTTCATTGTTCTATGccttctccaccctcctcccactCAGAGCCTAGCACAGTTTCAGGCACATGGTGGGTGCTCCCTAAAAATGGACGGAATTGAATTGGGATACAAGTGGGCATGCTGAAGCTTGGGGTGGGGCAGCCTGGCCTCACCGCCAGCACCAAGAGTTGCCCACTCTGCCTGTGCCTTGCCCAGTGCTGTAGCTTTTCCAGACGAACACTGGGTCTCTCCTGTTCCCGCTGAGCAGGTCTCTCCTCCATGGCTCCCTTGACCACTGGAGTTCAATGCTTCCTAGGCTGGGAGAAATGCATTATGGCACCTAGCAGGAGATAGCACATGCAGCAATATCTCTTTGAGCTGTCCCTCTGCCCGCTTCCAATATCCAGGGAGTTGAGCCTCAGGGCCTCACACCTACCTAGTCTGAAGGAGCTACTCCAAGGAGATGGGGCCCAGCCTGGCCTGGAGCTCCTAGCAGGGTCTGGTAGCTTAGAGCAGACAATAAACTTGTGCTGGCAGAGACAGGCTGTCAGGGCTGGGTGTGGTGGGGCAAAGGTCCCCATGAAGGCCTAAGGATCCAGGGAGTGGCCATGGGCAAACCCAGCCTCAGTTCATTCCACAAGGCAGTTCATTCCTGCCTTGCTCTGTCCTTTCCTgttgcccccctctctgcccatcctgaGTCTTCTGATTGTTCACCTCATCCCCATGGACACTAccaccctgggcctcagtttccccacatttCCATCTaatctttctcctccccttgtttggtttttgtttgcttgtttgtttgtttgcttcctcTTCAAATTACTGGCTGTTTCTAGGGAAATCCCATATTACTGTCTAGTTTGGTCCCCTGTCATTACCACTTGCAGATTTGTCTCAAGACCAGGCAAGGTTTAATTCCCCTGCCTTCCTGTCTCTCACTTTCTGGACagtttctcctctctccttcctttcttgaaGGATTTACTTTGGATTGGATACTAAGTAGATGGGGATCCCTACTTATAGTGGGGATTGTTTCTCAGTGTTAATTTGCAGCTAGATATGTATAAGATTGTCCCTAAATGGTCAGTTTTGGGAAGGAcatcaatgaatatttttttaagttaattttaaaatttatttatttattttgagagagagagtgtgcacaagtgtgagtgcaagctggggagggcagagagagagagggagggagagaatcccaagcaggttccatgctgtcagagtggagcccaatgtggggctcgataccatgaccctgggatcatgacctgagccagaaccaagagttggacactcaacggactgacccacccaggcacccctactgatgaatatttttgagagacagaagttGCCTTGCAGTCAGGTGCCTGGACTAgaatctcagctctgtcactcCCAGCTGTGTGAACTTAGATACACTACTCTACCTATTTGAACCTCACTTTGTTCAACCTGAGTGATAAAAAGGGGGCTAATGATATGGCTATGAGAGGTTGTTGACTCATGGAAGGTACTTAATAACCATCAGTGGTGTGACGAGGTCACACTGATGTGCCTGATGCCTGTATACTAAAAGCTTATTCAGAAGctaagttggggggtggggggcatttaTTTCTACAGTGAGAAGCAGAACCAGCTAGCCCCAAATATATACTCTATGGAGCAAAAATAGGAAAGACACAtcttggtgcagagcctgagatCTGAAGAAAACCGAACCTATGTTCAAATCCCAGATCTAccagggtgaccttgggcaaattacttaatgtttccttatctataaagggAAGTTAATAATACTGATCTCAATACAATACTCAAGGGGTTGCCTtgagtattaaaagaaaatgcaacGAACTAGCTCagcccagtacctggcacataagtGCTCAACAATTGTTAGtggctattatcattattattactgatgGTAGAAGACTGGGCAGAAGACTCCTGGGAGTTAGTACCAAGAGGCAGGGTCCTGGATGGCAAGCGGCCCTTTGAAAGCCACTTCTGTCCTGCTTAGTGCTGGTCCAACACTCATTGGAGCATTGTGTCCACTTTTCTTTCCTGTGGAGTGGGAATCACACTTAAAGGGATTTGGAGAAGTTGTGTGTCTACTCCCTCTTCAGTCCCCATGTGCATTAATTCTATTTGGTGGCAATGGCCTTACAGAATTTGAAATGTTAGGCTTGCTCTGATGATCCCTGAGCTGGTAGGCCAGTGGAAAGAGACGCTTCAGCTTCATTCTCCTTACCTGTATATGCAGACTGATTATATTTCAGAGTGTTATTGTAAGGATTCTACACTATTAAATATGTAAACAGGCATTCGGTAAATACTGATAAAATCTGAGTGTACTATTTACAAATTTGTAGCCCCCGTCTAGATTACAGTCTGCTCATGGGAGGGTATCACAACCCCCCTCATATGTTCATCCCCCACAGTGCtgagcatagtgcctggcacttagtaagcaatcagtaaatatttgttgtattgAAGAGCCATTAAAGTGACTTAAGGAGTGGAAAAGAGAATTCgagaggaaggagcaggaatTGTTTATCAAGAACAGAAAGGACCGAAGAGTAACTTTAATAATGTTTCTTATACGGCAGACATTAACTATCTCTATAAtcgcccctcctcctcctccccaaaaagagagacagaaattgTAAGGGAGAGGCTTTGAGATAAAACCCCAGGAAGAACTTCCCGAGTCTGTGCATGTTGGGGCAGAAAGAGCGGCAGAGCCAACTCCTTCCCTGGTATGTCCGGGTTTAGGGTGGGAGGGGCAGTCCGGCTAGGAGGCTGGGGGAAGGACGAGATGACCTTTCAAAATCTCTTCCAGTCTCCCGTTGGAATCGTCTGTGCGTCCCACCCCcgctcactccctccctccctccgacAGCGCCCCCAGTCTCCAAACTGCCCGCACCCCGCCCCTGGCGGCCGCCTCTCGCGGCTCCCGGGGTCCCCAGCTCCCTGTCCCCGGAGCCAGAGCCCCGCTCCCGCTCCCGCGCGGCTCCCAGCCCCGCCGCGCCGCCCCCCGCATGCTAATGGCCGGGCCGCCTCCCGCCGCACACAATGCGGGccagggccgggggcgggggaccggggagggggcgggggccgggccgggggcgggggggccgggGCCCGGCGCATCTCCCCCGGCCCCACGTAACGCTGACGCCCGCGCCGCcggcccgccgcccgccgccgccgccgccgccgcccNNNNNNNNNNNNNNNNNNNNNNNNNNNNNNNNNNNNNNNNNNNNNNNNNNNNNNNNNNNNNNNNNNNNNNNNNNNNNNNNNNNNNNNNNNNNNNNNNNNNNNNNNNNNNNNNNNNNNNNNNNNNNNNNNNNNNNNNNNNNNNNNNNNNNNNNNNNNNNNNNNNNNNNNNNNNNNNNNNNNNNNNNNNNNNNNNNNNNNNNNNNNNNNNNNNNNNNNNNNNNNNNNNNNNNNNNNNNNNNNNNNNNNNNNNNNNNNNNNNNNNNNNNNNNNNNNNNNNNNNNNNNNNNNNNNNNNNNNNNNNNNNNNNNNNNNNNNNNNNNNNNNNNNNNNNNNNNNNNNNNNNNNNNNNNNNNNNNNNNNNNNNNNNNNNNNNNNNNNNNNNNNNNNNNNNNNNNNNNNNCCGCCGCCGCCCGctccgccgccgcccgcccgggGCTCGTGAGTAGCCGCTCCCCCCACTCCCGGCCCCCCCCTCCGCcacccggcccccgcccccggccccctcccccccacccggAGGGGGGGCCCGCTCCGCGCGCCCGGCTCGGAGCaggtgcagggggcgggggcgggggaggggcgccgGCTCGGCCCCAAGCAAACTTCGCCCAGAGctcctgggggggcggggtgggggcggcggcTTCGGAAGCCCGGAGAGCTGGGGGGCCTCGAGGAAGGGGGGGGCCAGGTGGGGAAGACGGGAAAGCGGACACCAAAGGGGAAAGGCCAGCGTTGGGGGGGGCGCGCGGGCGTCTTTGTAGGGGCCCGAAGGCAGGGCGCGAGGGGCCTTGGGGGTGCAGGGCGGCTGAGCCGGGAGCCAGAGTGGATGAGCGCCCCCCGGCCCAGGTAGGGCTGATGGAAGAGGGGGAAGGGACCCAAACTCTCCcggagcggggggtgggggaggggagaggatggggggTGCTTCCCTCTCTGCGTCCCAAACAAAGTGTCACAAAGAGCTCGGCCGGCGGCAGCGGCGGAGGCGGCTGCAACTCAGCTTTTGTTCTCTCGGCCCGGGTAGCTGAGCCCTGGCCTCCCAGTCTCccaaccctgcccccccccaaatcatCCTTCTAGCTTATCTTCCCCGGGAGGGGACTGGGGTGCTGCTGGAAGAATCTCTTGTGCAGGATCACAGGTCCTGCCCTACTTGCCAACCTACTTCTGGGAGGGAGATTTTCCCAGAGGCTcttttgcccaccccccccaccccctaatCTGAGGACTGAGGCTCATATGGGTGCTAAGGCTCTGACCTTTCTAGGGTCAGCTCCAGGTAAGGGGACTTAGGGTTGGCTCcatgccccctccccaaaatCAAGGTTCTCTAGAACTTTCAGAAGAGGGGTCAAGTTGGGACATGCCTCTGGAATAAGATTCACTGTGGTGGGGTGGCAGTAAGTCAGCAGGTGAACCTTCCTCTTGTCTCCTGCTGCACATTTGGAGTCAATGACTGAGGTGCCATGCCCCCAAATCAGGACCgtgaggatggagggaaggaagcttTAGCAAGGACTCAGCGTAAAAGATGGGCATGCTGTGTTGTGGGGTCAATTTAGAGGAATTCCCTGAGCAGTAAGGTTCAGAAGGCCATGGAGAGGAGACCATAAAAGTGAGCTACTGGCATGTGGTTGTGTGATAAAAGTGATCTTGACTCTAGACCCCCTAAGaagctctctttctttctaacgTCATCTAGTGTAGTGTTAATCATAATTGGTAGTGGACTTCAGAGGTGTCGGGTTCTCAACAGAGGGAAAAACATCAAGTATTAGAAATGAACAATGACCGAGGCTTAGTTACAACTATACCTCAGAAATCCTGAATCCTTGCCCCTTACACTCTGACTCTAAAAACTTTTGAACCACAGACTTGAAGGACAATCTTCTAGGTCCTTCAGTCAGCAGATGCTTCTATGTACCTGACCTTGTTTCTAAGACTCCTCTCACCAACCCTTCCATTCTTCCCTAACTCGGTTAAGGTTTGATGGTCCacatcccccttccccaccagctTTCCTAGCACATAAAAATAATTGGCCTGTTACTTTAGAAGGAATTATGATCCCTAGCCCTAGCCCTATATCCGTGTAGAACCCAAATAAGGTCCAGATAACCCCTGATTCCCAGTGGGAGTGGAAAGTAGGTCAGTACTACTGTCTGGCCAAATCTCGTGGATGGTGTTTATGGCTTGACTATAGAAAACTCTAATTATTGCTCACAGGCAAAACATGCATGATCTGGGTTCTAAGCCAGTTCATAGATCTTGGACCCTGTCAGTGCTGTCTCCtattgaaaaacaaacacacacaaactcatGGGATCACGTGCCTGGGACCTCCTTTGGTGCGGAGATGATTCAGGAGGTCTTGACTGGGCCTAGGAAGGTGTCTAagtgggttttgtttatttgaggcTACCCTCTGGGGTACCCTGTTTGGGAATTCACCTTCAATTTGGGCCTTCTTAtgtatcacttttttttctgaCCTGGAAAATGCTATGTGCAAAGcaagtctttgtttttgttttgttttggagaagGAAACTTTGCCCTGTTCCTGCTCTACTTGCCTTATATATGAGGTCAGCCTCCCATGAGGTATTTTGCTTGCTGTCCTACAGGCAGTTTTAGGGGCCCTAGAATCTTCTCAGAATCAGAATATGTGCCCATAGGTTAGTCAGCTATGACCATGCAGTATTCCCagcctcccccccctcctcccccaccatctGCTTCCTCTGAATATACCAGATTGGCTGTACACCAGGATGTTCCGGGAATCCCCAGGAGAGCAACAGAATGTGATGGACCCAAATACGATGCCTCAGTAACTCATTCCAGGATGTACAAACTGTAACTGTCAGGACACTCCTTATAGCTAATTAAAATTCTTCTAGTTACATCtattttctattacatttatctattttcagtGACATCCAAAAGGCCAAAATAATCCCTCTGGTATCACTGTTCCCCCGGCCTGCTTCCCCATGGTTCCCagataggaatttttaaaaatcctctagCTTTTCTCAGCGCTTTATCTGTGGTGCTAAAATGGCAAATGTGGCCCTTCTAGCACTTCCTAGCTCTTTCTATGGTACTGAGGTGGCCAAAGTGGCTCCTCTGGTAGCCCACTGCACTCTCCATGGTACTGAAGGGATGACCGTTTATTTCAACATCCCTCTGGGGTCCAGAAGAGTCCTGTGACTCAGAACCACAAATTTTCAAGCTGGAAGGGACCATCAGTATAAATTAGTTCAACcttcttgttttacagatgagtaaactgggAGGTTAAGTGATTTACTGAAGGTTGCAGGGCTATTAATAGTCAGACTGGACCCACAATAGCCTGTACTCCTTGGTCCTACTCTTTAATTCACCTTTCCTGAGACTACTCACTGAGTCTAGCTGGGCTCTTAGTCTCAGGAAAGGGGTTTATTTGGAGGATCTAGAAGATGACCATGGATGCTCTAATTTGGAactacagaaatgcaaatattaaagATGGTGGTGGAGGTTGTTTAGTGACCCTTGGATGAGGACACTTTGCCAGTCAACCTCCTGTTCATAAAATTCCCTTAACCCAGATTTCACATGTAACAGGTACCTGCCCCTTCATAGACTCTTATCACATTcattaaatgtcaaaaattaaagaaggctTGGACCTCCAGAGGCTTTTCTCTTTGCTGATAAGCAGGGCTGACTCCTGGCCCAGTTCTCTTCTGTTAAAGATCCTTAAGCAAAGTAATGCTTGagtccttttctttctcactaaCCCATTTCAGTTTCACAATGGCTATTGTAAGGAAGTTCTTTATATCTCAAATATTCTTTCTATCTCAGGCAAGAAAAATAGGTTAGGTCTACATTCATCTGGCCTCGACCAGACACAATTCTATATGTAAGTAGGAAGTTAGGCTGGCTGACTTCTGGTTGTCCTCTCAGGCCTATTTCTATGAATGTTAATTCTGGGGTTGTTTCTAAGTCCTAATGCTAACCTCTGCAGCTTAGAATCAGGagagccctcctcccccccccccccccccccatcttctcaGTGCTCTTCTCCTTCCTCAGAACTGGAGCTCTGCACATCCCAGGCCCAGGGAATTTCAGCCTGGAGAATTTTAACCCTTTCCTGCTCAGAGCATGTGCTGAGCCCCTATCTGTGCAGAtggcccagccccgccccccgtcCCTCACTCCAGCCTCTTGAGCTCAGAGCCAGTGTAATCCTCCTCTTGTGTGAGGGAGCCTCTCCCCTGCAGAGAGGAGGAAAGCCTGCCTCGGAACAGCCCTGGACAAAGGGGCTGAGATGCCCCATCAAACTGCAGGCTCCAAGGTTTGAAACACGGGGATGAATCCTATCCGGTATTTGCAGTTTTTAACCCCTTCCCCAGGCCAGCAGAGCCCCTTAACTTCCACtcctcccccaactctctcttcattccctctccctctggctctctcccccttcatgcccctccccctctgtctgtctccagACTCTCTGCTGCTGGGAGGTGTTTCTCTCCCATGCATGAATGAGTCTCTGTAATGAATGGAAATGAATGGATCAGGAATCCaggcggagggagggagaatgagggggaaaagacagaaagacaggatAAGGGCAGAAGGAAGGACTGTGCAGTATGGAAGGTTGTTTGGCTGGCTGGTCAGTTAGGGGTCTGAGAGCAACTAGTCCCACTTGGATAACTGGGGAGCATGGCAGGCCCACCCCATTTGCTCATCAAGCTGTATAGCCTGACTTAAATGAGAGAGGGGTGTATTGTGATGGTTTCCACCACCagggggtggtgatggtggtggtagttggtggtggtggtggtggtggttagtggcagaggtggtggtggtggtggtggtttggaCTAAGCatgtaaaatgaataatttggGGGAAGACAGCTGGGTTATCAGGGAGCCTGTGGGCTGGGCAAATCA includes the following:
- the TMEM253 gene encoding transmembrane protein 253; translated protein: MEERPAQREQERPSVRLEKLQHWARHRQSGQLLVLAVSQLWLAVAVMPFAVSVACLNSACHMATALPLVPGALGLLTGMVTLELRRSPRLWKVQAMMILNIFNLILGFIVVVVEVMKTALGPAPTAPSQLAGLLVVELSAETFTLGGVLLSAHSLFLLSQRKPGCCRTQSLHYQELQEGLSELEEVADLENGPTVASTANGTNE